DNA sequence from the Streptomyces sp. HUAS 15-9 genome:
CCATCATCCTGGGACTGATGTGCGCCGGTACGGCGGCGAAGAGCGCGCCCATGCCGTAGCGCACCCGAAACCACGAAGAGAACGCAGAGGAAAGGAACAAGGAGATCGAGGCCGGTCCGCACAGGCGGACCGGCCTCCGGCTGCCGGGGCGGTGACTCGAGCGCACCGCACGACGGCCGGCCGTCAGGTACCGGCGGGCTCCGTGTCCTGCGCCTGCGGGGCGGCGTACTCCTCGCAGACCTCCTTCTCCCCGAACGGCCACACCTTCTCCAGCCGCGCCCAGATCAGGAAGGCCACGCAGCCGAGGGCGACCCAGGCCAGGGACCACTCGATGGGGTGGCGCCCCGGGGAGTTCTTGTCGGCGTAGCCGTAGATCACGCACCAGCCGACGAAGGCGACGACGCTGGGCAGGGGGTAGAGCCACATGCGGTAGGGGCGTGGCATCGTCGGCCGGCGCCTGCGCAGCACCGTCAGGGCGACGATCTGGGCCAGCGCCTGGACGAGGACCATCACCGTGGTGAGGAGCTGGATCAGCGTGGCCAGATCCGTGTGCCGGCCGATCAGGAAGCCGATCGCGGTGATCACGCCCATCGTCGCCAGGCCGAGCATCGGGAAGCGGTGCTTGGGGTGCAGCTTCGCGTACGGCCGGAAGAAGACGCGGTCGCGTGCGGCGTCGTAGGGCACCCGCGAGCCGCCGAGCAGGCCGGTGAAGACCGAGGCGAACGCCGTGATCAGGATCAGGACGGTCACCGTGTCGGCGGCCCCCTTGCCCCAGGTCTTCTCCAGTACGGCCGAGGCCACCGAGGTGGAGGCGATGTCGCCGGGGTCGCTCATCCGGTGCCAGTCGATGACACCGAGCGTGCCGATCTGCAGGAGCAGATAGATCGCCATGATGCCGAGGATCGAGAAGAGGATGGAGCGCGGCAGGGTACGGCCCGGGTCCTTGATCTCGGCGCCCATGTACGCGGTCGTGTTGTAGCCGAGGTAGTCGTAGATGCCGATGGTCAGGCCCGCGGCGAAGCCGAGCCAGAAGTGGTTCGAGGTCAGGTCGAGGGCGTGCGCCGGGTACGTGAAGGCCAGGTGGGGGCTGAAGTCGGTGGCCGCGGCGACGATCACCAGGAGCACCGAGGCGATCATCACGGTCCACATCACGGCGGTGATGCGGGCGATGTGCTCGATGCCGCGCCAGAGCAGGATCACGACCAGGGCGATGATGCCGAGACCGATCAGATCGCCCGACGTCCTGCCGAGGTCGGGGGCGAGATAGCCGAGGTACTGGACGAAGCCGACCACACCCGTGGACATGATCAGCGGGATGAAGAGCATCGCCGTCCAGACGAACAGGAACGGCATCAGCCGGCCCGTGCGGTACTGGAAGGCCTGGCGCAGATAGACGTAACTGCCGCCGGAGCCGGGCATCGCCGCGCCCAGCTCGGCCCAGACCAGCCCGTCGCAGAGCGCCAGCACCGCGCCCGCCACGAAACCGATCACCGCCTGGGGGCCGCCGAATGCGGCGACCATCAGCGGGATCGTCACGAACGGACCGATCCCGCACATCTGGCTCATGTTGATGGCGGTGGCCTGGAACAGGCCTACGCGACGGACGAATCCACCCGTGGGTGGCGGACTACCGGACATGGGGACTCCTGACGCGGCGGACGGAGAGGCTCGCCCGGCGGGGCTGGAGCCGATCCGGCGGGGCTGATGGCCGATAAAGTTAAGGAGCCTTACTAGATGCGTCAAGTATGCGTGAGGAATGCGTGAGAATGGTGCGATGCCCGCCAGCGACGTCATAGAGCAGCACGAACAGCCCTGGAGCCGCCGGCGGCTGCGCAGCACCAACGAGCGGCTGCTCCTCGACCGGCTGCGCGCCCTCGGTTCCGCCTCGCGCGCCCAGCTGGCGCGCGAGACCGGGCTGTCCAAGCCGACCGTGTCCAGTGCGCTCGCCTCGCTGGAGTCCGCCGGACTCGTCCACGAGGTCGGCACCCACGCCCCCGAGCGCGGCCGGATCGCGGTCCTTTACGCCCCCGACCCGGCCGCCGGTCATGCGCTCGGCGTGGACATCGGCCGCAGCTGGCTGCGGGTCGCGGTCGCCGACCTGGACGGCACGGTGGTGGCCCGGTCCGACGTGCGCAACCGCGCCCGCGGCTCGGGCGCCCTGGCCGACCTGGTCGTCTCCACGGCCCGCCAGGTCGTGGCCAACTCCGGTGTGGACCCGGCCGAGGTGGTGCACGGCGTGGTGGGCACGCCCGGTGTGTACGACGAGAAGACGCGGCGGGTGCGGTACGCGATGCATCTGCCGGGGTGGGGCCGCGCCGGACTGCTCGACCGGCTGCGCGACGAGCTGGGCGTACCGCTGGAGGTGCACAACGACGCCAACCTGGCGGCGCTCGGCGAGTACACGTACGGGGTCGGCGCGGGCAGCCGGCTGTTCGCATACATCCTGATCGGCACCGGCCTCGGCATGGGAGTCGTCAGCGAGGGACGGCTGTTCACCGGGGCGCACGGGCTGGCCGGGGAGATCGGGTTCCTGCCCTGGCCCGGGCAGCAGAAGCCGGAGCGGCTGGAGGACGCGGTGTCGGGGGTGGCCGTCGTCGAGGCGGCGCGCCGGTTCGGGATGAGCGGGCAGCTGACCGCCAAGGCCGTGTTCGACGCGGCCCGGCACGGCAACAGCGCCGCGGTCAGGGCGGTTCAGCTGGAAGGCGAGCGGATAGCGCACACGGTGGCCGCCGCGGCGGCCGTGCTCGATCCGGATCTGGTGGTGCTCGGAGGCGGGGTGGGGCACAGCGTGGACCTGCTGCTGCGACCGGTCCGGGAGCATCTGCGCACGCTCACCCCACTGCGCCCGAAGATCGCGCCGAGCCGACTGGGTGAGGACGCGGTGCTCCTCGGCGCGGTGGCGACGGCTCTGGGGACGGCCCGGGAGATGGTGTTCGAGCGCAGGTCGGCCGGGTGACGACCAATTCCCGCAGGGGCCACGGTGATTGACACGGCCCCCTCGGAGCCCTAGCTTGAGGCGGGTTAGTAAAGTTTCCTAACTTTACGAGGCTGGAGACCGCCGTGTTCCCTCGCCCCGCCCCCCGACACCGCCTCGCCGGAGCCGCCGTGGCCCTGGG
Encoded proteins:
- a CDS encoding APC family permease encodes the protein MSGSPPPTGGFVRRVGLFQATAINMSQMCGIGPFVTIPLMVAAFGGPQAVIGFVAGAVLALCDGLVWAELGAAMPGSGGSYVYLRQAFQYRTGRLMPFLFVWTAMLFIPLIMSTGVVGFVQYLGYLAPDLGRTSGDLIGLGIIALVVILLWRGIEHIARITAVMWTVMIASVLLVIVAAATDFSPHLAFTYPAHALDLTSNHFWLGFAAGLTIGIYDYLGYNTTAYMGAEIKDPGRTLPRSILFSILGIMAIYLLLQIGTLGVIDWHRMSDPGDIASTSVASAVLEKTWGKGAADTVTVLILITAFASVFTGLLGGSRVPYDAARDRVFFRPYAKLHPKHRFPMLGLATMGVITAIGFLIGRHTDLATLIQLLTTVMVLVQALAQIVALTVLRRRRPTMPRPYRMWLYPLPSVVAFVGWCVIYGYADKNSPGRHPIEWSLAWVALGCVAFLIWARLEKVWPFGEKEVCEEYAAPQAQDTEPAGT
- a CDS encoding ROK family transcriptional regulator — translated: MPASDVIEQHEQPWSRRRLRSTNERLLLDRLRALGSASRAQLARETGLSKPTVSSALASLESAGLVHEVGTHAPERGRIAVLYAPDPAAGHALGVDIGRSWLRVAVADLDGTVVARSDVRNRARGSGALADLVVSTARQVVANSGVDPAEVVHGVVGTPGVYDEKTRRVRYAMHLPGWGRAGLLDRLRDELGVPLEVHNDANLAALGEYTYGVGAGSRLFAYILIGTGLGMGVVSEGRLFTGAHGLAGEIGFLPWPGQQKPERLEDAVSGVAVVEAARRFGMSGQLTAKAVFDAARHGNSAAVRAVQLEGERIAHTVAAAAAVLDPDLVVLGGGVGHSVDLLLRPVREHLRTLTPLRPKIAPSRLGEDAVLLGAVATALGTAREMVFERRSAG